The sequence ATAATTTTGACACTGAATTTAATTAGGGTTATTTAGATTTATTTAGATTTATTTAAATTTATTTAAACTTATTATAAACCTATATATTTAAAATTATGCAATATATATCTATATACTTATATATCACACGAGAATTATTTTGATTAAAAAATGGGCAGGGACATTATGAGCGATAAAGAACTTACCAATATCATTAAAAAAGAGTTTTGTGTAAATTGCAAGGATTTAGCTCCAAAATATGACGTTTTGATAGTAGGAGCTGGCGTATCTGGCAGTACCTTATTTAATGAGCTTAAAAAACAATTAAAAAATAAAAAAGAAAGCTTAAAAATTGCTATCGTGGAAATGGGCGGTTTAAAACCTGAATATATAATTGAAAAACAAGATAATAGTGTGGAAACAATCTATGCAAAAGGGATTGGGGGTGCAGGTTCTTATTATGTAGGTAATGCTTTAGAAGTCAATATTAAAGGATTAGATTTGGAAAACGAATATGGGGAACTTAAAAAAGAGCTTAATATATCCGAAATGCCTGAAGAATGTTTATCTCGTTTTGAAATAGAATTATTAAATAAAGGATTTAAAAAGACACCTAAATTAATAAATTTTGAAAAATGCACAAATTGTGGACTTTGTGCCCATAAAAGTTGTGAAGCAAGGGCTTACTTTTATGAATTTTTAGATATTTTAAATGAAAATTTAAAAGATTCAGAAATTATTTTAAATTCAAAAGTAATCAATATTGTACACAATAATAATACTAATAATAATACTAATAATAATACTAATAATAATACTAATAATAATACCAATAAAGACAATTATAAATTTGAAATAATTTTAGAAAATGAAAATAACATATATAATATTTATTCCAAAAATGTAGTACTTTGCGCAGGGGGAATTAACAGTCCCAGAATATTATCTAAAATTTACAAAAATGAAGGAATAATTAATGAAAATTTGGGGAAAAATTTATTTATTGATAGTTTTATTACAGTAGGCGGGGTTTTATGTGGTAGCAATATAAATAAAGAAGTTCCAATGGCTATATACAAAGATTACGGAAATTACGTATTAAGTACGCACTACTCTGAGCTACTTTACAATCGAATAATGGAAGAAAATAATTATAAACCTAAAAAATCCGACGTATTTAGTTTTATGATAAAAATAAAAGATAGTGAAAATGGTATCGTATTTGAAAACGATATATACAAGCCAATTTCTGAAAAAGATATCCAAATATTTTTGGAGGCAATGGCTACGGCAACGCCTATATTAAGGGATTTGGGGATTAATAAGATATATTCGACTATACCGAGAGGTTCACACCCTGGAGGTACTTGTAAACTTGGGGAAGTTGTAAACAATGATTTTGAAACTGATATAACTGGTTTATACGTTTGTGATGCTTCCATATTACCTTATGCCATAGGAAAACCTCCAATATTATCTTTAATGGCAATTGTAAAGAAATTTTCAAAAATTTTGATTAATAAAATAAATTAAAAATAATAAAAGAATAAAAAATAAAGAAATAACTTAAATAAATTTATTTGCAATAATTATTGCAAATAAACTTCCTGCAAGTGTGGCAATAAAATTAACGTACTCATTATTTAAAATACTCCTACGTTCAAGGGTAGCCCCGACAAGGCTGTCTATAAAATTCCCGAAAATTCCCGAAATTGTACAAATTAATAAATATTCTATTTTTCCAAATAATAACATCGCAAATAATCCTATGGTAAACGAACCAATTAATCCGAAGAAAGTACCTCCAAAAGTAATGCCACCATCAGTCCCAACTTCTACTTTTTTGAAAGTTGTGATTAATCGAGGGCTTCCTCCGAATACCATACCTAATTCAGACGAAAAAGTATCTGAATTAGCAGCAGCAATTGCACCCAAATATCCCAAAAGTGCAGTTTGATAATCTAATAAATTAAATATGTATAACATTACAAATATTAAAGGCATTAACCCGTTTGCAAGCACATTTTTTAAAGAACGAGTTTTTTCACCCATTTTTAATTTATCTTTCTTTTTATACCCTACTTTGCTTATGAGACTACCTAAAATTAGGAAACTAAATAATATCAAAAGCCAGGTAATACTCGTACCCATTATAATTATAAAAGCCATAGTTGAAGAGCCAATAATTCCATTAGTATCCAAAAACTTCTTTTTATGGCTTATGTATGCGATTAGGGCAATTACAAATACTGATAAGATAAATTTGTACAATAATATCATTTTTACACCGAATTGACTAATATAAATTAGATATACTACTATATAAAATTATATTTAGTCGGACTATGTATTACATAATTAACTATGATAGTATATAAAATTATATAAAATTATATAAATGGTAAGATTAATAATAAAAATGGATAAGAAACGAGTAGTTAGATAGGGTGAATTTATGTGTATATTTTGCGATATTGTCAATAATAAACTACCTTCAAGAAAATTATATGAAGATGACGATTTTTTAGTAATAATGGATGCTTTCCCAAAATCAAGAGGTCATACGTTAATTCTTACAAAAGAACATTATGAAGAATTTGATGAAATGCCCGAAGAATTAGCTTCAAAATTAATAGTTTTAGCCCATAAAATGGTAAAAAAGCTTAAAGTTTTGGATATGGATGGATATAACATTGTAAATAATAATAAACCTATATCTGGTCAAGAAGTTCCACATGTTCATTTCCACATTGTTCCAAGATATAATAATGAAAAAGAGCCAGTTTTTACGATTTCAGAGCCAATAGAAATGGATTTGGATGAAATATATGAGTTAATAACTAAAAATTAAAATAAATTAAAATAAATTAAAATAAGAATTATATAATTATTTATTTAGTTAAAATATTTAATTTAAAAAATATTTTATTTATTTTTAGTTATTTTTAGTTATTTTTTATTAACCTACCTTTTAATCCGAAAGTGCCTGCTTCAGTTATTTTTAAAGTTTTAAATTCGCCAACAGGGGCATTAAATTCATTAAACTCATCAAAACGGTTAAATAATACTTTTTTACAGTTTGAAGTAATAGCTTCGCCTTTTTTAGTTATTAAACATTCAAAAGTTTGACCAACGTGCCTTTTATTATTTTCGAAACTTATTTCTCTTCTAAGTTTATTTAATATTTCTGAACGTTCTTTCCGTATTTTGGTGTCAATTTGCTTCATACGACCTGCTAAAGTGTATTTTCTTTGTGAGTACTTAGCACCGTGTGTAAAATCTGGTTTTATCTTTTTCATAACTTCCAACGTATTTTCAAAAGCTTCTTCGCTTTCTGTAGGGAAGCCTACAATAACGTCCGTTGTAAAGTTTAAATCTTTCACTTTACGTTTAAATTCTCCAAGTACTGATATAAATTCGTCAACAGTATAGCCTCTATTCATATCTTTTAGTACGTTATCATCACCACTTTGGATTGGTAAATGTAAGAATTTTATAACTTTTTCACTTGAATAACTTTCAATTAATTCATCAATAAATGAATTTGCATAATTTGCGTGCATCATTCCAATTCTAATGCCAAAGTCAAATGGTTTAGAATTTGGATTATCTACAATATCATTTATTAAATTTGGTAATCTATATTTATCCCGTCTATCAAACCCATAACAAGCAGTATCTTGAGCAGTTATTAATAAACACTTTGTACCTGACTTTATTAACTCTTCAGACTTCTTTATAATGTTTTTAGGTTCGTAAGATATTAAATTGCCTCTTGCTACTTTTACAATACAATAGGTGCAATTTCCGAGACAGCCTTCACAGATGGGTAATGCCATTACTAAATTAGTATTATTATTCGTATTATTAACAATTTTATTATTATTATTATTATTATTTTCAGTACAGTTATTTTTTAACAAATAGTTTAATTTATTATCTATTTTTGAAATTTCGCTATTTTCTACTTCTTTTTTAAATAAATCTATCTTATTATTAATTTCCTCGGGTTTATATCCTTCAACAACCGCTTTTACTATTTCACCGGATAAATGCGCTTCTCGAGGCATTATTAACGCATCATATAATCCTTCTACCTTTTTAGATAACGCTTTTGCTAAACAACCCGCTACAATGACTTTTTTATTTGATTCTTTGTATTTTTTAATTTTAGAAATCATTTTGTGTTCAGTTTCCTGTCTAACTATACACGTATTTATAACAACTAAATTTATGTTTTCGTCTTTTAAATCGTTAAAATTTCCTGTAAATACATTGAATCCTTTTTCAATCAATGAATTTTTTATTATTTCCGTATCAGATGTGTTTAGGGTACATCCATAACCTTCAAGATGCACTTTTTGAATAATTTTATCATTATTATTCGTATTTTGGGTATTTTCATTATTTAATTTCATATTAGCACCGTTTTTCATTCAAATATTATTTACGCAGGTTTAAAATAAAATTTTTATCTTGTAAGTTTTGTTTTATTTTTTAATTTTATGCGTTTTAATTTTTAAATATATTATTTATATTGAGTATCTTAAATATTAAGTAGTACATATTAGATACTATCTTATATTATATAACTTATACGTGATATGTACGTTATAAAA is a genomic window of Methanococcus voltae containing:
- a CDS encoding GMC oxidoreductase; translation: MSDKELTNIIKKEFCVNCKDLAPKYDVLIVGAGVSGSTLFNELKKQLKNKKESLKIAIVEMGGLKPEYIIEKQDNSVETIYAKGIGGAGSYYVGNALEVNIKGLDLENEYGELKKELNISEMPEECLSRFEIELLNKGFKKTPKLINFEKCTNCGLCAHKSCEARAYFYEFLDILNENLKDSEIILNSKVINIVHNNNTNNNTNNNTNNNTNNNTNKDNYKFEIILENENNIYNIYSKNVVLCAGGINSPRILSKIYKNEGIINENLGKNLFIDSFITVGGVLCGSNINKEVPMAIYKDYGNYVLSTHYSELLYNRIMEENNYKPKKSDVFSFMIKIKDSENGIVFENDIYKPISEKDIQIFLEAMATATPILRDLGINKIYSTIPRGSHPGGTCKLGEVVNNDFETDITGLYVCDASILPYAIGKPPILSLMAIVKKFSKILINKIN
- a CDS encoding TIGR00297 family protein, with the translated sequence MILLYKFILSVFVIALIAYISHKKKFLDTNGIIGSSTMAFIIIMGTSITWLLILFSFLILGSLISKVGYKKKDKLKMGEKTRSLKNVLANGLMPLIFVMLYIFNLLDYQTALLGYLGAIAAANSDTFSSELGMVFGGSPRLITTFKKVEVGTDGGITFGGTFFGLIGSFTIGLFAMLLFGKIEYLLICTISGIFGNFIDSLVGATLERRSILNNEYVNFIATLAGSLFAIIIANKFI
- a CDS encoding HIT family protein; translated protein: MCIFCDIVNNKLPSRKLYEDDDFLVIMDAFPKSRGHTLILTKEHYEEFDEMPEELASKLIVLAHKMVKKLKVLDMDGYNIVNNNKPISGQEVPHVHFHIVPRYNNEKEPVFTISEPIEMDLDEIYELITKN
- a CDS encoding tRNA (N(6)-L-threonylcarbamoyladenosine(37)-C(2))-methylthiotransferase, which codes for MKLNNENTQNTNNNDKIIQKVHLEGYGCTLNTSDTEIIKNSLIEKGFNVFTGNFNDLKDENINLVVINTCIVRQETEHKMISKIKKYKESNKKVIVAGCLAKALSKKVEGLYDALIMPREAHLSGEIVKAVVEGYKPEEINNKIDLFKKEVENSEISKIDNKLNYLLKNNCTENNNNNNNKIVNNTNNNTNLVMALPICEGCLGNCTYCIVKVARGNLISYEPKNIIKKSEELIKSGTKCLLITAQDTACYGFDRRDKYRLPNLINDIVDNPNSKPFDFGIRIGMMHANYANSFIDELIESYSSEKVIKFLHLPIQSGDDNVLKDMNRGYTVDEFISVLGEFKRKVKDLNFTTDVIVGFPTESEEAFENTLEVMKKIKPDFTHGAKYSQRKYTLAGRMKQIDTKIRKERSEILNKLRREISFENNKRHVGQTFECLITKKGEAITSNCKKVLFNRFDEFNEFNAPVGEFKTLKITEAGTFGLKGRLIKNN